ACAGAAAACCAAACCTATTCAATGCCAGAGAAAGCTTTCTTAGTTTTGCTGATATGCAAAGAAGGAGGGTTTATTCTTATACACCATCCAGTTCTACCTCTGAACAAATATTAGAATTGGAATGTATAGTTTAGCACATCATAAAACTTGAAAATAAAATGCAGACTTCTAAAACCATTAAGACATTCTCAAAATCTTTTAACAGATCAAATTAACATACATCCTAATCTTGATAAATGAAGGCATGTTGAAATATAGACATTACTTACTTACTTATGAAGCCTgttatcccaaacaagttggggtaggctagatatgaaaccctttcacgaggacttcccaggaggtcacccatcctagtactactctcacccaaatgggtttcatacccaaaagactggctagtttttacgttggctgaCATTAATAATTTCCTCTGCCAATTTATTTGACTATGCTGTGgctgtcagctgaagaaatgtaTGTGACATCATTTCGGCGACAGGATGTGAAGTTTGAACAAAATTATTTGCCAATATTAACTTTAGCACATATCCCACAGAAAAAAACCTTTTAACATTTGATTTTTGAAATACAAATAACATCCCCTAAGGCATGGAGAAAATGTTTGGCCACCATCCCATTTTAAAGACAAGAAGAAATTTCATCAACAAACTTCAGGAATATTTCAAGAATTGAAAGGAAGCGTACCAAGAAATGACGCAAATGCGAAGTATTGCATTCTTTGAAGATGAGTCGGTATCTCATTGGCAATGTCATGGTGGATGAGTGGCAGAAAAGGAGGCCAGTTTTTCTCCTCGATGACAATACCAGCTATAAAATAATATCAAAGAGAATAAGGGATCAGAAGTCTAGCTACTCATGAACAACATAATTAATGAAATTTCTGTTGAAAACAATAAGTGACAATACAATCTTTGAATGGATTATTCATTGAGAAAAATAATAAATTACAAGATGTACAACTTGATGATGTTCAGTAGTTATACTTGTTGTATATTAAAGTGTCATTACCGGTTACAATTTCGATTTTGAACATAATGATCATATATATAGCTTTGTTTGCAGAGGAGAAAGCACGAAATAAAAACAAAAGGTACAAATTTAGACCTTGGCTATAGCAAGATTCTGAACTTCCTATGCTTAGCAGATACTTGTTTAGTTGTTTTACAAGTCCATTACTGTATTATTCTTTCATTTTGCCCAGAGAAAATAGGAAAAGAATTATGACGAATTGCTTCTAATGTGTCATCTATGAAAGACAGAAAGAAAAGACAAACACTAACCTCGTGCTGCAGCTTCCTCCCTTCTTTTCAATTCCTAGTAAATATAATTAATATGGGGGAATCAGAACCTGATAAAACTTTTGGCTCAGATCGATTATGTAAATAGTGCCAGGAATACAGTGTGCGCTAAAAAAAGCTGAATTTGAAAGATAGCCATCAACCCAAGATGATCCTAAATAAACTTCATGAGATTAGTTCACACTGAAGACTGCTATTAACATCAACTAACATAAGCCCCAAATATACTCTGTTAATGAGTTATCGTAGTAGCCAAATTAAATAGTAGTATAACTGCGTAAATATGCATTGTACCTTCTCCCTCTTGTTCAACTCTGCTTCCCTCGCTTGCAGCTCCTTTTCTCTTTTCTTCAGGTCCTGGAGCATTCAGAAAGCACACATTAATTGAAAGCCCTGGGTATCATTTTCCTTCTAGCTGTGGTTCTCATAGGTGCATTTTGCAACTGCAAAGACTAAGCTGCACAGGCACACATACCTTTGACGACTCAAGAGGGATATCCACTGTGGCACTGAAATCTGCAGGTTCCGGGGGAAGGGGCGAAAGCCGCGAATTCGAGGAGGGGGCAACGTTTCTGGGATTCTACATTACAGTTAAAATCAACGAACCACGGTGGTGAGCAGCCAGCAGTCAAGGGCAAATTTAACCCCCAAATTCAATGGCGGGCAGAACAACGAACGCAGTACCGGCATGTagaacgcgccgccgccgccatagtTGGACTGCCCGCCAGCTTTGCCTCGCGTTTGTTCCTGCAAGAGACCACCCACAAATGTCAGTTAGGAGGGCATACAGGAGGGTTTTGGCACCAATGTCTCATCGGTCCAGTGCGAATCCCCCAGAACTAAAAGCGTCGGTGATGGCGAGATTGGACGAAGAGGAGAAAAGATTAGATGAGATCTGCCTCTAGTCAGATCCGAACGCAAACGAACGCCTAGCCGCGCCCACGGCGACGAGAAGGAAACTTAGATCCGCTGCATCGGGGGCAATGGCGGGATGGGATAAAGAGGGAGATGGCGTAGCGTGGGTAGGGGATTGGCTCCTTACCGAGAAAGGGttcacgtcctcctcctcctcgaaagGGTTGCCGCCATCGTAGCGCCCCGCCATGTCCCTCCCACACGCCTCGGCGCGCTTGCTTGCACCACCGACAATGGCGATTGGGGAAGGAGGAGACGATGAGTCCCGGCAGACAGATGGATACAGGAGCGCACGCACGGTTGCACTTGCCACCGCCCCCCACCAGTTGGGCCAGATATGTGTGACGGCGACGACTTTGCGACTTGAGCCGCACACGCCGGGCACTGCTCGCGGGCCAAACTTCGGTTTATTTTGGATCCCTCTAAGAgtatctccagccgttcggcccccaagGCGCCTAAAAAAAGCGGCCTGGGGATAAACCGGCGCTAGCTCGGTCCCTGgagcgacctagctcccagtcacgccccccaGACGCCGCCCTTAGGGTGCGGAAAATTCAAACTTGATCGTTCCCGCTTATCACAAAAGACGCCACAAGTCCGGCGATCACAAGTCACATTTCGGCGATCGGATGTAGTCTGGCGTACAAAAAGCAGAGCGCCACAAGTTCGCGTGCGCAATGCATCACTCGGCGGGGTTGGCCTCATGCGTCGGTGGAGTTGGCGTGCGCGGgctcggcggtgtcggagctgcttcggtgctgggcggtgtcggcgcggcttcggtgctgctgggcgtcgtggaggcgTCATCACTCGGGCTTGGCGTCGGCGTGGGCATGGCGCGGGAGTTGGCGTCGCTGTCGTCggcagctggttcaggatgaggccgcgctccgccatgtaccacgccttgagcttctcgtcggtGCTATGGAGCATtccgccccgcccatcagaaaagccaggtcggtgttcctcttcttcacgGCGACGTTGGTccagagcaggtcgagcttgatggtgCTGTTCGTCAGCAACGACGACCACCGCGCCGCGGTTTTCTCTTCACGCAGAACAGCCCGGGCctgtgcgtcggcgaggcaatactcgatggactcctgcacccGCGCGGTAgccgcgtcggcgtgtttccccttcttggcccctttgttgccgtccggccgcccctctgacgcgcccggagtcggCGTGTCCGGCTTGTATGTCTCTTTGGCCTTGTCGAGGatgcgccggacttccgcccacttctcgcacttgtcaatgcgcttgtaaacgTGGAGGTACTTAAATTCGGCGTCGCGGTTGCTCTGCCGGTACAGggcgaacatgcgcagcaactgcgcggaggaacaaacagttggcgggtgCAGACGACGAAGAGAGGCGGGAGACCggcgtggcatacctgatcctcaacgctggcgccgctctccgggcgagccgcgacctcctcgacgaccccatgacatttgttgcacgccccctggatacgccccaatggttcgccatcgccttcgagccgcactgcatgtagacgcctttaaagtaggggtcgacgagcttgcgctcgtcgaactcggccttgatgcggtcccagtacgtctcgatgctctggttcgtgtcggtggtcgggtcgaggcagacgactttccatgcttcggcgaggcattcctcctccttggacgcccacttgatgcgcggctcgcctgacctggccgcccgcttcttcttcttgcgcccCTTCGCCGGAAcaggcgccggctcctcctcctcctcgtcctcctcctcctgctcctgcccctcctgctcgtcctcgccgtagacgtagccgagctcgccgtccatgccgccgctgagGTCCACCGTCTCGTCCTAGGTGACGAACCCGGGAGACACGGCGGCCGCGGCCGAACCtgccgcgatgatgtcgtccatgtcggcctcggtctcgtcggtgtcgccgaggtgcgagaagggcagcgcgCCACGGCGGAGTGGGGCGTCGGGAAGGAAGCgtaggcgggcggcgagtagttgtatggagggtactgcacgccggcaaaggcgggcgagggcgtgcgctgggccgggtgtccATGAGGGAAGgtgacgtttgggttgaacccaccgtgcgcatccccgtcggcgtagcccggcaagggcgatccccatggctgcggcgacggagagccgacgccttgctggccccagggcgcgtactAGGCGTGGCtaccgggtggattcatcatccccacgcgagtcgcctcggcctcggcttggtccgccgatgcggcagccgcagccgcgcgcgccgcgttgtcgcgggccttcttggcgatggccctgttccgccggtcggcggtgacagcctcccgtcgctgaacttccgccctccactcggcgtttgacatgcccggtggcttggacggcggcgccctcggcttcctctgcttcggctgggtgaCGGAGGCGGTCGCTGTTGCCGCCGCGCGGGGGacgacgtacttcttcggtggcatggcggccggctgggaggcgagcgggaggaAAGGAGAAAATGGGAGGGAAGTGGGGGAAAAGCGGGAAGAAACAGCGGGAATAGGCGCTGgactcgccgacagggcggacccaAGTGCCCTTTTCGCTTGTGTCGGCGCCCCAGGCGCCCCCCAGGGCACCGAGttctgcctgggtccgccggcaccagtttcggcccgagccggcgaaaaacgggcttctagGGGGCGACTGtgccgtttttttggcgccggcgcggcaaaaacgccaggggagggcctgttgggggcgcggctggagatgctctaactctcATTTCGATGAGATTTAACTTAACTGGATACTGAAAATATAAGACGTTTAAATATAGGGAAAAGATTCCCATCAACCGGCCGATTACAACGCACCGTCCATCGCGTTAGAGCATCTCCGATACAAGATGTAGATGAAAAATACCTAACTTTTGCATCTCCAAGGGCCAAAACACCTCTCCAACAGATGTAAAAAAATATTCATCTACACCTGCCTCCCGGAGATGTAAACTACAACACGTCGCGCTGTAAATTTGCATCTCCATCTACAGGAGATGTAAAAATGCGGCCGGCCGCCAACTGCCCAACTGTCATTCCTTTCCCTTCTGTGcgaccagccgccgcccgcccgaCTCTTCACCAAATTGACGCCCCCCCCGTGCCTGACAGCCACCGGGCCTGCCGCGACTTCGCCCCCCACCCCCGCATCCCCCGTCGCCTGCCTCGCCGGCCCACCGCCCGAAGCCGCTGAATCGAAGCTTCTCCGGCGGCTGCGGCTGGCCTAAACGCCTTCCTCGGCGAGGTATGCGATGGAGTAGGCTTCATCCAAGCCTAGACCCCCCCACCTGAGTTAGTGGAGGCGCGCCACTCCGCCCGCCCGACAGTCGCAAGGCTCGCCCATTTTTCTGGCCGTGCGAAGCCGCCCGCCTGCCGCTCGGAGCTCCCGCCGACGTGCGGCCATCTCTTTTGTCGTGCAGTCGCCACCGCCCACACCCGCCGCCGACGGCTACCCAACCCGCGGCCGGCCGATTTCGTCCACCCCGCAAGCAAGGTGTTTGACGAAATTCCCGAAGGTAAAAAAATGATGAAACTTGATACTTTTTTGTTGGGGATGGAATGTAGTTTGACGGTGATTTTCCGCATTGTAGATGAGCTCGTGTGATTCCTCTTTCGTGGATGATTCCTCGTCGGATGAGGAATTTGATTTAAACGAAGAAGAGGACATTGCAATGCTAGTGGcaatgcactaggggaagaagccGAAGCACGACGGTTCCATATATGGTCGTGCGTTCATTCAGAGAGAACGGGTTGATGCGCGACTACTTCACTTCAGCACCCgttttttcggagaggtactttcGACGCCGGTTTAGAATGTCCAAAGGCTTGTTTATCCACATTTGCAATTCCGTGAAGCAGCATGATCGATCCTTCGAGCAGAGGAGGAATTGTGTAGGGTTGCTTGGACATAGCACCGAATAGAAGGTCACTGCCGCATTGCGCATGATGGCCTAAAGTGTTCCTGCAGACTACATTGATGACAACTTGGCGATGGCAGAGAGCATTTCTATCTTCTATGTCAAACAACTTGCAAAGGCTATTGTAGAAGTGTTTGGTGCAGAGTATTTGAGAGCTCCCAATGCTCAGGACACTCAGTGGTTgctggagatgaacaaagctcgtgGGTTTCCAGGTATGCTAGGGTTCATCGATTGCATGCATTGGAAGTGGAAAAATTGCCCAAGAGCATGGCATGGACAGTTCAAGGGTCGTGGGAAGGATGCCACTATCATTCTTGAGGCCGTTGCCGATTAATAAACATGGATTTGACATTCACATTTTTGGATGCCTGGATCTTGCAATGACATTAACGTGCTTGGTCACTCTTTTTGCCAAGTTAGCA
This region of Triticum aestivum cultivar Chinese Spring chromosome 2D, IWGSC CS RefSeq v2.1, whole genome shotgun sequence genomic DNA includes:
- the LOC100873138 gene encoding secretory carrier-associated membrane protein 1, which translates into the protein MAGRYDGGNPFEEEEDVNPFSEQTRGKAGGQSNYGGGGAFYMPNPRNVAPSSNSRLSPLPPEPADFSATVDIPLESSKDLKKREKELQAREAELNKREKELKRREEAAARAGIVIEEKNWPPFLPLIHHDIANEIPTHLQRMQYFAFASFLGLVFCLFWNVVAVTSAWIKGEGVKIWLLAIIYFISGVPGAYVLWYRPLYNAMRTDSALKFGLFFLLYLFHIIFVVFAAVAPPAVFEGKSLAGILPAIDLISVNALVGIFYFIGFGLFALESLLSIWVIQQVYMYFRGSGKAAEMKRDATRGAMRAAF